From the genome of Vanessa atalanta chromosome 30, ilVanAtal1.2, whole genome shotgun sequence, one region includes:
- the LOC125075147 gene encoding ribonuclease H2 subunit C: MKMSIQVENNLNKSENQQVFEQRAHYIPCKIEEDGPANVKKYFEPYVTANEEELSATFRGHHLDGIKMKLPDGYKAVVLTEAKRPLSEEAERKFQVAGGFKELFYWNWDKKPSKNDNLVRAMEWIDIAEAIHGD; the protein is encoded by the exons ATGAAAATGTCGATAcaagttgaaaataatttaaataaaagtgaaaacCAACAAGTTTTCGAGCAACGCGCTCATTATATACCTTGTAAAATTGAAGAAGATGGTCCTGctaatgtaaagaaatatttcgaGCCCTACGTTACGGCAAACGAAGAGG aattatcTGCAACCTTCCGTGGTCACCATTTGGAtggtattaaaatgaaattgccAGATGGTTATAAAGCAGTTGTACTTACCGAAGCAAAACGACCACTCTCCGAAGAAGCTGAACGAAAATTTCAG gTTGCAGGTGGATTTAAAGAACTGTTTTACTGGAATTGGGATAAAAAGCCTTCTAAGAATGATAATTTAGTAAGAGCTATGGAATGGATTGATATCGCTGAAGCT ATTCACGGAGACTGA